In Desertibacillus haloalkaliphilus, a single genomic region encodes these proteins:
- a CDS encoding cell division protein FtsA, with product MTTDSPSPVFALDIGTRSVVGLLLHQHKQKYEVIDIEMMEHEERSMMDGQIHHVLAVSKVISEVKERLENKHGPLKSVCVAAAGRSLKTKRAHVEIDISRKGNVDEQDILHLELSAVQQAQYDLAQEFQDEKSINYYCVGYSVLTYQLDGETIGSLIDQAGKTAAVEVIATFLPKVVVESLLAALTRANLELEALTLEPIAAINVLIPPSMRRLNVALVDIGAGTSDIAITDENTVTAYGMVPIAGDEVTEAISDEFLLDFPDAEQVKRQLATKEEVVLTDILGFETTYKRDDVLRPINETIEKLAKAITDEILSLNKRTPKAVMLVGGGSMTPNLAKSIARLLQLPDNRVAIRGIDAIKSLTLSDSIHPGPELVTPIGIAIASKEHPIEYISVDVNENPLRLFDVKQLTIGDALLAAGIEVSKLYGKPGMAMVVTIDERLITVPGEHGKPPQLEKNGSPARLDEPIEANDQIRVYKGEDGRDAEATIADLIGECPQMSFSLNGEPVQIAAEIRKNGQTVSSETSLSDRDEVTIHMPKTIADLFTYQKRTSELERLQPLSIVLNNKTVHFSNHTAEIIRNGATASLESLIRNGDTLEVRPSQQSALTVKDLCERENIELHSSITVFFNGNPITLTKETVEMKRGETVLEEQSTLVNGDVLTLSSIEHEPFIFQDVFREIEIDLTHQPHQKVVITKNGDDTDFSAPIQTGDKLEVRFVSTVREDG from the coding sequence ATGACCACAGATTCACCCTCACCGGTGTTTGCCTTAGATATTGGAACACGCTCCGTTGTTGGGTTACTGCTTCACCAACATAAACAAAAATATGAAGTCATTGATATTGAAATGATGGAACATGAAGAACGCTCAATGATGGATGGACAAATCCATCATGTTCTGGCTGTCTCAAAAGTGATATCCGAAGTAAAGGAGCGGTTAGAAAACAAACACGGTCCTTTAAAGAGCGTATGCGTCGCTGCTGCCGGTCGTTCCTTGAAAACGAAGCGGGCACACGTCGAAATAGATATATCTCGTAAAGGGAACGTTGACGAACAAGATATTCTTCACCTAGAGTTAAGCGCCGTACAGCAAGCACAATATGATCTTGCACAAGAGTTTCAAGACGAAAAAAGCATCAATTATTATTGTGTCGGTTATTCGGTGTTAACTTATCAACTAGATGGTGAAACGATTGGCAGTCTCATTGATCAAGCCGGAAAAACAGCTGCGGTTGAAGTTATTGCGACCTTTCTTCCTAAGGTTGTTGTCGAATCACTCTTAGCCGCTCTCACCCGTGCGAACCTTGAACTTGAGGCACTAACCCTTGAGCCCATCGCAGCGATCAATGTATTAATCCCACCATCGATGCGCAGACTGAATGTTGCTCTAGTTGATATCGGTGCCGGAACGTCAGATATAGCCATAACAGATGAGAACACAGTGACTGCCTATGGCATGGTTCCTATTGCTGGTGATGAAGTAACAGAGGCAATCAGTGACGAGTTCTTACTCGATTTCCCTGATGCTGAACAAGTTAAAAGGCAGCTGGCGACAAAGGAGGAAGTTGTATTAACCGATATTTTAGGGTTTGAAACGACATACAAGCGTGACGATGTCCTTCGTCCGATCAATGAAACGATCGAGAAGTTAGCAAAGGCAATTACAGATGAAATTCTTTCTTTAAACAAACGAACACCAAAAGCCGTTATGCTTGTTGGCGGCGGTAGTATGACACCAAATCTAGCGAAGTCGATTGCTAGACTATTACAGCTACCAGATAACCGTGTCGCCATCCGTGGCATTGATGCAATCAAATCATTAACATTGTCCGATTCCATTCACCCTGGGCCTGAACTCGTGACACCCATTGGAATCGCGATTGCTTCAAAAGAACACCCGATTGAATATATTAGTGTCGACGTAAACGAAAACCCATTACGTTTATTTGATGTCAAACAACTAACAATTGGAGATGCCTTGCTTGCAGCTGGTATTGAAGTGTCTAAGCTTTATGGGAAGCCTGGGATGGCGATGGTTGTGACTATTGATGAGCGTCTGATTACGGTACCAGGTGAGCACGGAAAGCCTCCTCAGCTTGAAAAAAATGGCTCTCCTGCACGTTTAGATGAGCCAATTGAAGCTAATGATCAGATTCGTGTATACAAAGGTGAAGATGGACGCGACGCCGAGGCAACAATTGCAGACCTGATCGGTGAATGTCCGCAAATGTCGTTCTCATTAAATGGCGAGCCCGTACAAATCGCAGCAGAAATTCGTAAAAACGGCCAAACCGTATCTAGTGAGACATCACTATCGGACCGCGATGAAGTGACCATACACATGCCAAAGACCATCGCTGACCTATTTACTTATCAAAAAAGAACAAGCGAGCTTGAGCGTTTACAGCCACTCTCGATTGTTCTCAATAACAAAACAGTTCACTTTTCAAACCATACAGCAGAGATTATACGAAATGGGGCAACAGCAAGTCTCGAATCTCTAATTAGAAATGGAGACACCCTCGAGGTTCGACCTAGTCAACAATCCGCACTAACCGTCAAAGACTTGTGTGAACGCGAGAACATTGAGTTACACTCATCCATAACGGTATTTTTTAACGGTAACCCGATTACGCTCACAAAAGAAACAGTTGAAATGAAACGGGGGGAAACCGTGCTTGAAGAACAGTCAACATTAGTAAATGGCGACGTCCTGACACTTAGCTCTATTGAGCATGAGCCATTTATCTTTCAAGATGTGTTTCGCGAGATAGAGATCGATCTCACACATCAGCCTCATCAGAAAGTGGTGATCACAAAAAACGGTGACGACACAGATTTTTCTGCACCAATACAAACCGGTGATAAATTAGAAGTTAGATTCGTTTCAACAGTACGTGAAGATGGGTAA
- the ccpA gene encoding catabolite control protein A: protein MNTTIYDVAREAGVSMATVSRVVNGNPNVKPATRKKVLEAIERLGYRPNAVARGLASKRTTTVGVIIPDISSIFFAELARGIEDIATMYKYNIILCNSDQNKEKEIHLINTLLEKQVDGIVFMGGEITPEHAEQFKRSPVPVVLAATLDEDREFPSVNIDYRQAVYDAISHLIKEGHKNIGMVSGSLEDPVNGYQKFIGYREALEENGLTFKEENIVIGDYTYDSGREAFQSFLEIEDKPTAIFAATDEMALGVIHGAQDLKYNVPKDIEVIGFDNTRLATMVRPTLTTVVQPMYDIGAVSMRLLTKYMNKEEVSEHIVVLPHRIEFRNSTST, encoded by the coding sequence TTGAATACAACAATTTATGATGTAGCAAGAGAGGCTGGCGTATCAATGGCGACGGTTTCTCGTGTCGTGAATGGTAACCCAAATGTTAAACCAGCGACGAGAAAAAAGGTACTAGAAGCGATTGAACGGCTAGGGTACCGTCCTAATGCGGTTGCACGCGGATTAGCTAGTAAGCGTACGACAACTGTCGGAGTAATTATCCCTGATATATCGAGTATTTTCTTTGCTGAATTAGCACGAGGGATTGAAGATATCGCAACGATGTATAAATATAATATTATTCTTTGTAACTCCGATCAAAACAAAGAAAAAGAAATCCATCTCATTAATACACTGTTAGAAAAGCAAGTGGATGGAATTGTATTTATGGGTGGAGAGATTACTCCTGAACATGCAGAACAGTTTAAACGCTCTCCTGTTCCTGTGGTGCTTGCAGCTACCCTAGATGAAGATCGTGAGTTTCCGTCGGTCAATATTGATTATAGACAAGCAGTCTATGATGCAATTTCTCATTTAATTAAGGAAGGTCATAAAAACATTGGAATGGTGTCTGGATCATTAGAAGATCCTGTGAACGGCTATCAAAAATTCATTGGTTATCGCGAAGCGCTGGAAGAAAATGGGTTGACATTTAAAGAAGAAAACATTGTGATTGGCGATTATACGTATGATTCAGGAAGAGAAGCGTTCCAGTCATTCTTGGAGATTGAAGACAAACCAACGGCAATTTTTGCAGCCACCGATGAAATGGCTTTAGGCGTCATTCATGGTGCCCAAGACCTTAAATACAATGTTCCAAAAGATATTGAAGTGATAGGGTTTGATAATACACGTTTGGCAACGATGGTTCGCCCGACACTAACAACCGTTGTACAACCTATGTACGACATTGGAGCAGTTTCGATGAGATTATTAACGAAGTATATGAACAAAGAAGAGGTTAGCGAGCACATCGTTGTCTTGCCACATCGTATTGAGTTCCGTAATTCGACATCTACATAA
- the motP gene encoding flagellar motor protein MotP produces the protein MKKFDILTPVGIFVGVTVILFAVYFSSSEDGGLAAFIQVSSIMIVLGGLAAALLINFSMVELKLVPKVIREGFQHEEYDLDELINTFVELSGKARREGLLALEAGLEDVEDPFIKKGVLLAVDGIEPDVIKDIMMAEVVAMEERHNKGRLIIQKAGEYAPAWGMIGTLIGLVLMLQNLNDPSTLGPNMALALLTTLYGTVIANLVFLPMASKLENKTEDEVFMKQVVIEGVIGVQSGQNPKILQEKLSAFNPRTKQANKDEAEAVSDEA, from the coding sequence ATGAAGAAATTTGATATATTAACACCGGTTGGGATTTTTGTTGGGGTCACGGTAATCCTTTTTGCTGTCTATTTTTCAAGCAGTGAAGACGGTGGCCTCGCTGCTTTTATTCAGGTGTCATCAATTATGATTGTGCTAGGTGGTTTAGCTGCAGCGTTATTAATTAATTTTTCAATGGTAGAACTAAAACTCGTTCCTAAAGTGATTCGCGAAGGATTCCAACACGAAGAGTATGACTTAGATGAGCTCATCAATACGTTTGTTGAACTGTCAGGAAAAGCTCGGCGTGAAGGGTTATTAGCCTTAGAGGCTGGATTAGAAGATGTTGAGGATCCATTCATAAAAAAAGGTGTACTCTTAGCAGTTGATGGAATTGAACCAGATGTCATTAAGGATATTATGATGGCTGAAGTGGTAGCGATGGAAGAGCGTCATAATAAAGGGAGACTCATCATCCAAAAAGCTGGTGAATATGCACCAGCATGGGGAATGATAGGTACGTTAATTGGGTTAGTCTTGATGCTTCAGAATTTAAATGACCCATCTACACTCGGGCCTAATATGGCATTAGCGTTATTAACAACGTTATACGGAACGGTGATTGCTAATCTTGTCTTTTTACCGATGGCAAGTAAATTAGAAAATAAAACCGAAGACGAAGTGTTTATGAAGCAAGTAGTTATTGAAGGCGTCATTGGTGTGCAATCAGGTCAAAACCCAAAAATTCTTCAAGAAAAGTTGAGTGCTTTTAACCCGAGAACGAAACAAGCGAACAAAGATGAAGCAGAGGCTGTTTCAGATGAAGCGTAG
- the motS gene encoding flagellar motor protein MotS, with amino-acid sequence MKRRRRKVDQGAPKWMVTFSDLMTLILVFFILLFSMSVVDAERFRAISESFQQRQIFDYFPSAIEFDHPDESSGMVDPFEDDYIDDRDDMIMDELHEEVQQFIDANDLTDHISATRDDRGVVLVLQEQTLFETAEAEVLATAEPFLDKVGVLLTAIPNMVKVEGHTDSRPIATYRYPSNWELSGARASSVIRYLIDNHALNPQRFIATGYGDTRPVVPNTTVENLQLNRRVVIVISDPTYDDADLY; translated from the coding sequence ATGAAGCGTAGACGTCGCAAGGTTGATCAAGGTGCACCGAAATGGATGGTGACGTTCTCGGACTTAATGACATTAATTCTCGTTTTCTTTATTTTGTTATTTTCAATGTCAGTCGTTGATGCAGAACGGTTTAGGGCGATTTCAGAGTCGTTTCAGCAACGACAAATTTTTGATTATTTTCCGTCAGCGATTGAGTTTGATCATCCAGACGAAAGCAGTGGAATGGTTGACCCTTTTGAGGATGATTACATCGACGACAGAGATGACATGATCATGGATGAGCTACATGAAGAGGTTCAACAATTCATTGATGCCAACGATCTCACAGACCATATTTCCGCAACGAGAGATGACCGCGGTGTTGTTCTTGTCCTACAAGAGCAAACGTTATTTGAAACTGCTGAAGCAGAGGTTCTAGCAACGGCAGAGCCGTTTTTAGATAAGGTTGGTGTGTTGCTTACAGCGATCCCAAATATGGTAAAGGTTGAAGGACATACAGATAGTCGTCCGATTGCTACGTATCGTTATCCTTCCAATTGGGAGCTATCTGGTGCTCGGGCAAGTAGTGTGATTCGTTATTTGATCGATAACCATGCACTTAACCCACAGCGCTTTATTGCGACTGGTTATGGGGATACAAGACCAGTTGTACCAAATACTACGGTAGAAAACTTACAATTAAATCGTCGTGTCGTCATTGTGATCTCCGACCCCACCTATGATGATGCTGATTTGTACTAA
- a CDS encoding 5'-methylthioadenosine/adenosylhomocysteine nucleosidase: MKIGIIGAMDEEIDFIQREMTVESERVHATITFYEGQFAGRQVVLCKSGVGKVNASVTTQVLHDVFAVDCLIFTGVAGALDPQLEIGDIVISTSAIQHDLDASPLGFKRGEVPMFAYSSDFQADQNLVDAAYRAAEALEGAVVKGRMVSGDQFIADRKHVEQLRKEFDAKCVEMEGAAVAHVAMMNHIPFVIIRSMSDKANGEATVNFSTFTTHAAKQSFSIVKQMIEHI, encoded by the coding sequence ATGAAGATAGGAATCATCGGGGCAATGGATGAGGAAATTGATTTCATTCAAAGAGAGATGACAGTTGAAAGTGAACGTGTACATGCCACAATTACCTTTTATGAAGGACAGTTTGCTGGACGACAAGTGGTGCTATGTAAATCTGGTGTCGGAAAAGTCAATGCTTCAGTAACAACACAAGTCCTACATGATGTGTTTGCTGTGGATTGTTTGATTTTTACTGGTGTAGCTGGGGCACTTGATCCACAATTAGAGATTGGTGATATTGTAATTTCCACCTCCGCGATTCAGCATGATTTAGATGCAAGTCCGCTTGGGTTTAAACGAGGGGAAGTGCCGATGTTTGCTTATTCCTCTGATTTTCAAGCTGATCAAAATCTAGTAGATGCTGCATATCGAGCTGCTGAAGCATTAGAGGGAGCTGTGGTAAAAGGGCGAATGGTGAGCGGGGATCAATTTATTGCTGATCGCAAACATGTAGAACAGTTGCGCAAGGAATTTGATGCAAAGTGTGTTGAAATGGAAGGGGCAGCTGTAGCTCATGTAGCAATGATGAATCATATCCCGTTTGTCATCATCCGATCAATGTCCGATAAAGCAAATGGTGAAGCAACAGTAAACTTTTCAACATTTACGACACATGCGGCTAAACAGTCATTTTCAATTGTGAAGCAAATGATTGAACATATCTAG
- a CDS encoding acetoin utilization AcuB family protein, producing the protein MIIEEIMHTDVVTLTEDATIKTAIKMLEENRIRHIPVIDENNHLIGIVTDRDIRDAKPSIFHSDEHKEDLLKPISTIMERDVFTAHPLDFVEEVSAIFYEHNIGCLPIVEDDKLIGIITETDIFHTLVKLMGAHQPSSHIEVQVENITGKLSEIAAIFKKRKVNITSVLVYPCKDIQYKTLVFRVQTMDPRAIIADIEKEGYKVLWPNMPGVIE; encoded by the coding sequence GTGATTATTGAAGAAATCATGCACACGGATGTTGTAACCCTTACTGAAGATGCAACGATCAAAACAGCAATTAAAATGCTTGAAGAAAACCGCATTCGTCACATTCCAGTGATTGACGAAAACAATCATCTCATTGGAATTGTCACAGACCGTGACATTCGCGATGCGAAGCCTTCTATTTTTCATTCAGATGAACATAAGGAAGATTTATTAAAGCCGATCTCCACGATTATGGAGCGAGACGTATTCACAGCACACCCTCTAGACTTTGTTGAGGAAGTCTCTGCCATCTTCTATGAGCATAATATTGGCTGTCTACCGATCGTTGAGGATGACAAATTGATTGGAATTATAACTGAAACAGATATCTTTCATACGTTAGTCAAGCTGATGGGAGCTCATCAACCAAGCTCACATATTGAAGTTCAAGTCGAAAACATTACAGGTAAACTTTCAGAAATTGCGGCGATTTTCAAAAAGAGAAAGGTTAATATTACGAGTGTCCTTGTCTATCCTTGTAAAGATATCCAATATAAAACACTTGTCTTCCGTGTTCAAACGATGGATCCTCGTGCAATTATTGCTGATATCGAAAAAGAGGGCTACAAAGTACTTTGGCCAAATATGCCGGGAGTGATTGAATGA
- a CDS encoding bifunctional 3-deoxy-7-phosphoheptulonate synthase/chorismate mutase has product MSNEQLDALRNQLDDVNLKLLELINERASLVQEIGQVKSKQGVNRFDPVRERKMLDLIAAKNEGPFETSTLQHLFKQIFKASLELQEDDNRKALLVSRKKHPEDTVINLKGETIGDGQQRLITGPCSVESYEQVAAVAEAMKKQGLKFLRGGAFKPRTSPYDFQGLGVEGLQILKRVAEEYDMAVISEIVSPQDIETAVDYIDVIQIGARNMQNFELLKAAGSVNKPVLLKRGLSATIEEFINAAEYIISKGNGQIMLCERGIRTYEKATRNTLDISAVPILKQETHLPVLVDVTHSTGRRDLLLPAAKAALAIGADAVMAEVHPDPAVALSDSAQQMDLDQFETFLGSLRDSGLYKG; this is encoded by the coding sequence ATGAGTAACGAGCAATTAGATGCGTTAAGAAACCAATTAGATGATGTGAACTTAAAATTATTAGAGCTAATCAATGAACGTGCAAGCTTAGTTCAAGAAATTGGCCAAGTGAAAAGCAAGCAAGGTGTGAATCGTTTTGATCCTGTTCGTGAACGAAAAATGCTCGATTTAATCGCAGCAAAGAACGAAGGCCCGTTCGAAACATCAACATTACAGCATTTGTTTAAACAAATTTTCAAAGCAAGTCTTGAACTACAAGAGGATGATAACCGTAAAGCTTTACTCGTATCTCGTAAAAAACATCCAGAAGATACAGTTATTAACCTTAAAGGCGAAACGATCGGTGATGGACAGCAACGTTTGATTACTGGACCATGTTCAGTTGAAAGCTATGAACAAGTTGCTGCTGTCGCTGAGGCAATGAAAAAACAAGGCTTGAAGTTTTTACGTGGTGGTGCATTTAAGCCGCGTACATCACCATATGACTTCCAAGGCCTAGGGGTTGAAGGTTTACAAATTTTAAAGCGTGTTGCTGAAGAATATGATATGGCGGTTATCAGTGAGATTGTTAGCCCACAAGACATTGAAACAGCCGTTGATTACATCGATGTCATCCAAATTGGCGCACGTAACATGCAAAACTTTGAATTGTTAAAAGCTGCGGGATCAGTTAATAAGCCAGTATTATTGAAGCGTGGTTTATCTGCGACAATTGAAGAATTCATTAATGCAGCTGAATATATCATCTCTAAAGGTAACGGACAAATTATGTTATGTGAGCGTGGTATTCGTACGTATGAAAAAGCGACACGAAATACATTAGATATTTCTGCTGTACCGATCTTAAAGCAAGAAACACATCTTCCAGTTCTTGTTGATGTTACACACTCTACAGGAAGAAGAGATTTATTATTACCAGCTGCAAAAGCTGCCCTAGCGATCGGCGCCGATGCTGTTATGGCTGAAGTTCATCCAGATCCTGCGGTTGCTCTTTCAGATTCAGCGCAGCAAATGGACCTTGATCAATTCGAAACATTCCTTGGTTCGTTAAGAGACTCAGGGTTATATAAAGGGTAA
- a CDS encoding GNAT family N-acetyltransferase yields MDHIKTYYSSELSFGDRTLILEGPLSGQQINDLDFHEGLIAFRSPERQKEALISIADLPEGRINVARDGNMIIGYVTFVYPDPMERWSEGNMENLIELGAVEVAAEYRGAQVGKNLLRLSMRDDAMEDYIIITTEYYWHWDLKGSELSVWDYRKVMEKMMNAGGLVWYATDDPEICSHPANCLMVRIGKRVDMESIERFDRLRFNNRFMY; encoded by the coding sequence ATGGACCATATAAAAACCTACTATTCATCGGAATTATCTTTCGGTGATCGAACTCTTATCCTTGAAGGCCCCTTAAGTGGCCAACAAATTAATGACTTAGATTTTCATGAAGGTCTTATTGCCTTTCGCAGCCCTGAAAGACAAAAAGAAGCGTTAATCTCAATTGCTGACCTCCCCGAAGGTCGAATTAATGTCGCACGTGACGGTAATATGATTATCGGTTACGTTACCTTTGTCTATCCCGACCCGATGGAACGATGGTCAGAGGGAAACATGGAAAATTTAATTGAACTTGGTGCTGTTGAAGTAGCTGCCGAGTACCGTGGTGCTCAAGTTGGTAAAAACTTATTACGTCTCTCGATGAGGGATGATGCGATGGAAGATTACATCATTATAACGACTGAATATTACTGGCACTGGGATTTAAAAGGGAGTGAACTATCCGTTTGGGATTATCGTAAAGTGATGGAAAAGATGATGAATGCTGGCGGACTTGTTTGGTATGCTACCGATGACCCAGAAATCTGCTCACACCCTGCCAATTGTTTAATGGTACGAATCGGGAAACGTGTGGATATGGAGTCCATTGAGAGGTTTGATCGCCTTCGCTTTAATAACCGTTTTATGTACTAA
- the acsA gene encoding acetate--CoA ligase — MKMETLPTVTGNNNLKSYDEAVKTFKWEEAEKQFSWSQTGKVNMAYEAIDRHAESANKDKVALAYSDATREENYTYKQMMENSNRAGNVLRDLGVEKGDRVFIFMPRSPELYFSVLGTIKVGAIVGPLFEAFMEGAVRDRLEDSGAKVLITTPELVERVPVDDLPNLKQVLIIGDNVEETDTFIDFNKKMNEASTELEIEWVDREDGLILHYTSGSTGRPKGVLHVHNAMVQHYQTAKWVLDLQEDDVYWCTADPGWVTGTSYGIFGPWLAGVTNVVRGGRFSPNDWYETLQKYKVSVWYSAPTAFRMLMSAGDELVKEYDLSALRHMLSVGEPLNPEVVRWGKKVFDLRIHDTWWMTETGAQLICNYPCMDIKPGSMGKPIPGVEAAIIDDQGNELPPNRMGNLAIKKGWPSMMRTIWNNEEKYNSYFEIDGWYVSGDSAYMDEDGYFWFQGRIDDVIMTSGERVGPFEVESKLVEHPAVAEAGVIGKPDPVRGEIIKAFVALREGYEVTDELKEDIRNFVKKGLAAHAAPREMEFRDKLPKTRSGKIMRRVLKAWELDLPTGDLSTMED, encoded by the coding sequence ATGAAAATGGAAACGCTTCCAACTGTAACAGGAAATAATAACCTAAAAAGCTATGACGAGGCTGTAAAAACATTTAAATGGGAAGAGGCAGAAAAGCAATTCTCATGGAGCCAAACAGGGAAGGTCAACATGGCTTATGAGGCGATTGATCGCCATGCCGAATCGGCAAACAAAGATAAGGTGGCGCTAGCATATAGCGACGCAACGAGAGAAGAAAATTATACGTACAAGCAAATGATGGAGAATTCCAATCGTGCAGGTAACGTTTTACGTGATTTAGGGGTAGAAAAAGGAGATCGTGTCTTTATTTTTATGCCACGTTCACCAGAGTTATACTTCTCTGTTCTAGGGACGATCAAGGTAGGGGCGATCGTTGGTCCATTATTTGAAGCATTTATGGAAGGAGCCGTGCGTGATCGTTTAGAAGATAGTGGTGCAAAAGTATTAATTACGACTCCTGAATTAGTTGAACGTGTACCAGTTGATGACTTACCAAACTTAAAACAAGTCCTCATTATTGGCGATAATGTTGAAGAGACTGATACTTTTATTGACTTCAATAAGAAAATGAATGAAGCAAGCACGGAGCTTGAAATCGAGTGGGTTGATCGCGAAGATGGCTTAATCTTACATTACACGTCTGGTTCAACTGGAAGACCAAAGGGTGTCCTTCATGTTCATAATGCCATGGTTCAACACTACCAAACTGCAAAATGGGTGTTAGACCTTCAAGAAGATGATGTGTATTGGTGCACAGCTGATCCAGGTTGGGTAACAGGTACATCCTATGGGATTTTTGGCCCTTGGCTAGCTGGGGTAACAAATGTTGTTCGTGGTGGGCGATTTAGTCCTAATGATTGGTATGAAACATTACAAAAATATAAGGTGTCTGTTTGGTATAGTGCTCCGACGGCATTCCGTATGCTTATGAGTGCTGGCGATGAACTCGTTAAGGAATATGATCTATCAGCACTACGTCATATGTTAAGTGTTGGTGAACCGTTAAACCCAGAAGTCGTTCGCTGGGGTAAGAAAGTATTTGACCTGCGTATTCATGATACGTGGTGGATGACTGAAACAGGTGCTCAATTGATTTGTAACTATCCTTGTATGGACATTAAGCCAGGATCAATGGGTAAACCAATTCCTGGTGTTGAAGCGGCGATCATTGATGATCAAGGCAATGAGTTACCACCTAATCGGATGGGCAACCTTGCAATTAAAAAAGGCTGGCCTTCAATGATGAGAACGATTTGGAACAATGAAGAGAAATATAACAGCTATTTTGAAATTGATGGCTGGTACGTCTCAGGTGATTCTGCGTATATGGATGAAGACGGATATTTCTGGTTCCAAGGTCGAATTGATGATGTAATCATGACTTCTGGGGAACGAGTTGGGCCGTTTGAAGTCGAAAGTAAGCTTGTTGAACACCCAGCCGTAGCAGAAGCAGGGGTTATCGGTAAGCCAGACCCAGTTCGTGGTGAAATTATTAAAGCGTTCGTTGCCCTTCGTGAAGGCTACGAAGTAACAGATGAATTAAAAGAAGACATTAGAAACTTTGTTAAAAAAGGCTTAGCTGCTCATGCCGCTCCACGTGAAATGGAGTTCCGTGATAAGCTTCCAAAAACTCGAAGCGGTAAGATTATGAGACGTGTCTTAAAAGCTTGGGAACTTGATTTACCAACAGGTGATTTATCAACAATGGAAGACTAA
- a CDS encoding acetoin utilization protein AcuC, producing MKEAIFVYSQDQLSYKFNDDHPFNHLRLNLTYDLLQDLHALQESQIVAPRIASDNEIALIHDKQFIEAVKAAGKGRLSPGIAANYGLGTEDTPMFANMHEAAALLVGGTLTAVDQVMEKKAQHAINLGGGLHHGFRGRASGFCIYNDSSIAIEYMRKKYDARVLYIDTDAHHGDGVQWAFYDDPNVCTLSIHETGRYLFPGTGHVNEKGSGKGFGFSINIPVDAFTEDESFLEVYKTSVREVIEFFKPDVLLTQNGVDSHYYDPLTHLSATIDIYKEIPKLAHELAHEYCDGRWIAVGGGGYDMWRVVPRAWAMIWLEMINKRELVTGDLPLSWVDYWQKEAPVQLPTTWSDPDNLYPPIPRKQEITEKNYKTLEKALFHIRNEMKMK from the coding sequence ATGAAAGAAGCTATTTTTGTCTATTCCCAAGACCAACTATCCTATAAATTTAATGATGATCACCCGTTCAATCATCTGCGTCTGAACTTAACCTATGATTTACTCCAGGACCTTCACGCCCTTCAGGAGTCACAAATTGTGGCTCCCCGTATCGCAAGTGATAATGAAATCGCTTTAATTCATGATAAACAGTTTATTGAAGCTGTAAAAGCCGCTGGGAAAGGGCGCTTAAGTCCTGGGATTGCCGCTAATTATGGATTAGGGACAGAAGATACACCCATGTTTGCAAATATGCATGAAGCAGCAGCCCTACTCGTCGGTGGAACATTAACAGCGGTTGATCAAGTGATGGAAAAGAAAGCTCAACATGCAATCAACCTCGGAGGTGGACTACATCACGGCTTTCGCGGTAGAGCAAGTGGCTTTTGTATTTATAATGACAGTTCGATTGCGATTGAATATATGAGAAAAAAATACGATGCAAGAGTCTTATATATTGATACTGATGCACATCATGGAGATGGCGTGCAATGGGCGTTCTATGATGATCCAAACGTCTGTACATTATCAATTCATGAAACGGGACGATACTTATTTCCGGGAACTGGACATGTTAATGAAAAAGGATCTGGTAAAGGTTTCGGATTTTCAATTAATATACCGGTTGATGCGTTTACAGAAGATGAGTCCTTTCTAGAAGTCTATAAAACATCAGTTCGTGAAGTGATTGAGTTTTTTAAACCAGATGTCCTGCTCACGCAAAATGGTGTTGACTCACATTACTATGATCCGCTTACACATTTGTCAGCAACGATCGATATTTATAAAGAAATACCAAAGCTCGCTCATGAACTTGCCCACGAATATTGTGATGGCCGTTGGATCGCTGTTGGTGGTGGCGGTTATGATATGTGGCGAGTCGTACCAAGGGCATGGGCAATGATTTGGCTAGAAATGATTAATAAACGTGAACTTGTCACTGGAGACTTACCCCTCTCTTGGGTTGATTATTGGCAAAAAGAGGCGCCTGTTCAATTACCAACAACATGGTCAGACCCTGACAACCTCTATCCACCTATTCCAAGAAAGCAAGAAATCACTGAAAAAAATTACAAAACACTTGAAAAGGCATTATTTCATATCCGTAATGAAATGAAGATGAAATAA